A single genomic interval of Desulfovibrio intestinalis harbors:
- the rplS gene encoding 50S ribosomal protein L19, whose protein sequence is MDIIKKIERENMRMDVPAFRSGDTVKVHLRIVEGEKQRIQVFQGNVIRIKRGTTNATFTVRKVSDGVGVERIFPINSPFIDRVELVTQGRVRRSRLYYLRALKGKAARIKPRGRF, encoded by the coding sequence ATGGATATCATCAAAAAAATTGAACGGGAAAACATGCGCATGGATGTGCCCGCGTTTCGCTCCGGCGACACGGTGAAAGTACATCTGCGTATCGTGGAAGGCGAAAAACAGCGCATCCAGGTTTTCCAGGGCAACGTCATCCGCATCAAACGCGGCACCACCAATGCCACCTTCACGGTGCGCAAGGTTTCTGACGGCGTGGGTGTGGAACGTATCTTCCCCATCAACTCGCCCTTCATCGACCGTGTGGAGCTGGTGACTCAGGGCCGCGTGCGCCGCAGCCGTCTGTACTACCTGCGCGCCCTCAAGGGCAAAGCGGCGCGTATCAAGCCGCGTGGCCGCTTCTGA
- the rsmI gene encoding 16S rRNA (cytidine(1402)-2'-O)-methyltransferase, whose translation MPSTAPRLWIVATPLGNPGDLSPRARAVLTEADLVLAEDTRRTARLFRDCGIEARRLQSFHDHNEAERQESVLRALREGQNVALVSDAGTPLLADPGYRLVRACRKEGLSVSPLPGPSAPVTALSAAGIPPLPHSFLGFLPRDASGRDALFAAFAHVPGSLIFFERKDRLKESLAQAARLLGPREVAVCRELTKEHEEFILTRLENSADLPDDLLGEITVIIGPPEQVSRSPENEVMALLEQEMETDGPQGKPRQVARRVQDMVRGWSGKEIYALLTATDRPGNL comes from the coding sequence ATGCCTTCGACTGCCCCCCGGCTCTGGATAGTAGCCACACCTCTTGGCAACCCTGGTGACCTCTCCCCCAGAGCGCGCGCCGTATTGACCGAAGCAGATCTTGTGCTTGCAGAAGACACGCGCCGCACAGCCCGCCTTTTTCGCGATTGCGGCATTGAAGCGCGCCGCCTGCAGAGCTTCCACGACCATAATGAAGCCGAACGGCAGGAAAGTGTGCTGCGCGCCCTGCGCGAAGGGCAAAACGTGGCTCTTGTTTCTGATGCGGGCACCCCTCTGCTGGCCGACCCCGGCTATCGCCTGGTGCGTGCCTGCCGCAAGGAAGGGCTAAGTGTTTCTCCGCTGCCCGGCCCTTCGGCCCCGGTCACGGCGCTTTCTGCAGCCGGCATACCGCCCCTGCCGCACAGTTTTCTGGGTTTTCTGCCACGAGACGCCTCGGGCCGCGATGCTCTTTTTGCCGCCTTTGCGCATGTGCCGGGATCTCTCATTTTTTTTGAGCGAAAAGACCGCCTGAAAGAAAGCCTCGCGCAGGCAGCTCGCCTGCTTGGCCCGCGCGAAGTGGCAGTTTGCCGAGAATTGACCAAGGAGCATGAGGAATTTATACTGACCCGGCTGGAAAACAGTGCGGATCTGCCCGACGACCTGCTTGGTGAAATCACTGTAATCATCGGGCCTCCTGAACAGGTGAGCCGCAGCCCTGAAAACGAAGTTATGGCCCTGCTGGAGCAGGAGATGGAAACAGACGGCCCGCAGGGCAAACCTCGCCAGGTCGCCCGCAGGGTTCAGGATATGGTGCGCGGCTGGAGCGGCAAAGAAATATACGCCCTGCTTACAGCCACAGACCGTCCCGGCAACCTCTAA
- a CDS encoding YraN family protein gives MRLGKEGEDAAAALLKRKGYTLLDRNWRQARLELDMVCRDGDTIVFVEVKTRGSDKHGGPAYAISQTKQRTLCRAARAWLAAHEAWDQPCRFDVICALRNGSTLHLEHFCHAFDCPPALDSSHTSWQPW, from the coding sequence CTGCGGTTGGGCAAAGAAGGCGAGGACGCAGCAGCAGCCCTGCTGAAGCGTAAGGGCTATACGTTGCTTGACCGCAACTGGCGTCAGGCCCGCCTGGAACTGGACATGGTCTGCCGTGATGGCGACACGATTGTTTTTGTTGAAGTAAAAACTCGCGGCAGCGACAAGCACGGCGGCCCGGCCTATGCTATAAGCCAGACCAAGCAGCGAACCCTGTGCCGTGCGGCCCGCGCATGGCTGGCGGCCCACGAAGCGTGGGACCAACCCTGCCGTTTTGATGTCATCTGCGCCCTGCGCAATGGCTCTACCCTGCACCTGGAGCATTTTTGCCATGCCTTCGACTGCCCCCCGGCTCTGGATAGTAGCCACACCTCTTGGCAACCCTGGTGA
- a CDS encoding PTS system mannose/fructose/sorbose family transporter subunit IID — protein sequence MYPTLVALNCLARTCCINAATTARGMQQIGLLFVLSPALCWLYPEGEARARAFARYSGHSNTHPFMIPLFVGILLSLEEEIAKGALPEHAVSSVRETLATTLSALGDSFFSGTLLPLWALVSVSLLLSGYVALTGIIAVGFFLALLIFRAGSFFSGLRHGMPVLVRLKRLNLINWVDRLKMVNAALVAQVIWHLPLSRMKPFPWDVYLLGALAVLAASWLVARLRLPRILLWGMTLGALILMDVGLIGM from the coding sequence ATGTATCCCACGCTCGTAGCACTCAACTGCCTTGCCCGCACCTGCTGCATCAATGCGGCCACTACAGCCAGAGGCATGCAGCAAATAGGCCTGCTTTTTGTGCTGAGCCCAGCCTTGTGCTGGCTCTATCCCGAAGGCGAGGCCCGCGCCCGTGCCTTTGCCCGCTACAGCGGGCACAGCAATACCCACCCCTTCATGATCCCGCTCTTTGTGGGCATTCTGCTTTCTCTTGAAGAAGAAATAGCCAAGGGCGCTCTGCCCGAACACGCCGTAAGCTCGGTGCGCGAAACCCTGGCCACGACTCTTTCAGCCTTGGGCGATTCATTTTTCAGCGGAACCCTGCTGCCTTTGTGGGCGCTTGTGAGTGTATCCCTGCTGCTCTCCGGCTATGTGGCGCTGACAGGCATTATTGCTGTGGGATTTTTTCTTGCCCTGCTGATTTTCAGGGCGGGCAGTTTTTTTTCAGGCCTGCGCCACGGCATGCCCGTGCTGGTGCGCCTGAAACGCCTCAACCTCATCAACTGGGTAGACAGGCTCAAAATGGTCAATGCCGCGCTGGTGGCCCAGGTCATCTGGCACCTGCCCCTGAGCCGCATGAAGCCTTTTCCGTGGGATGTTTACCTGCTGGGGGCGCTGGCCGTACTGGCCGCATCCTGGCTCGTGGCAAGGCTTCGCCTGCCGCGCATTCTATTGTGGGGCATGACCCTTGGAGCGCTGATTCTCATGGACGTTGGCCTCATTGGTATGTAA
- the trmD gene encoding tRNA (guanosine(37)-N1)-methyltransferase TrmD, with translation MPSFHLVSLFPDFFQSPLSTALMGRAREAGLVNFSFHDPRDFSTSKHRHVDDRPYGGGPGMVMQGEPLAAALRSIEQPGRILLMAPGGRPLTQDMARELAQEENLTIVCGRYEGIDARLLDLFSIEPVSVGDVVLNGGETAALAVIEAVSRLMPGFMGKEESGEDESFSHGLLEYPHYTRPEVLEGLPVPEVLRGGDHALIAQWRRQQSVQATLRMRPDLLNAAPLTKEDVQTLAEIPRERPGRNLSFCLMHYPVQLDAKKSGASSLTNLDIHDIARISRSYAMGSFHVVTPLQDQLRVLDEILRHWTRGPGGSGNADRAQALGLVCPAASLDEAVAHMTARHGIRPRLVASSAVWPGKGKGQAHKGPLMTPQEVRHWCSQGPVMLCLGTAKGLAPEVLEQCDGLIRPVRFLGYNHLSVRSAAAILADRILGDYC, from the coding sequence ATGCCGAGTTTTCACCTGGTTTCGCTTTTTCCCGATTTTTTTCAGTCGCCCCTGTCCACCGCTCTTATGGGCCGTGCGCGGGAGGCTGGACTTGTAAATTTTTCCTTTCATGATCCACGTGATTTCAGTACCAGCAAACATCGGCATGTAGACGACCGCCCTTACGGCGGCGGTCCCGGCATGGTCATGCAGGGCGAACCTCTGGCTGCGGCCCTGCGCTCTATTGAGCAACCTGGGCGCATCCTGCTTATGGCTCCCGGGGGGCGTCCCTTAACGCAAGATATGGCGCGTGAACTGGCGCAGGAAGAAAACCTGACCATCGTTTGCGGCCGTTATGAGGGCATCGACGCCCGCCTGCTGGATCTTTTTTCCATTGAACCCGTAAGTGTGGGTGATGTGGTGCTTAATGGCGGCGAAACGGCGGCTCTGGCCGTTATCGAAGCGGTTTCGCGCCTCATGCCCGGCTTTATGGGTAAAGAAGAATCGGGGGAAGACGAAAGTTTTTCACACGGGCTTCTGGAATATCCGCACTATACGCGCCCGGAAGTTCTGGAAGGCCTGCCCGTACCCGAAGTGTTGCGAGGCGGCGACCATGCGCTTATCGCGCAGTGGCGGCGGCAGCAATCTGTGCAGGCAACCCTGCGCATGCGCCCCGACCTGCTCAATGCAGCGCCGCTGACAAAAGAAGACGTGCAGACCCTGGCTGAAATCCCGCGCGAAAGGCCGGGACGCAACCTTTCGTTCTGCCTGATGCACTATCCTGTGCAGCTGGATGCAAAAAAATCCGGCGCTTCCTCTTTGACAAACCTCGACATTCACGATATAGCCCGAATTTCCCGCAGCTATGCTATGGGTTCATTCCATGTAGTGACCCCCTTGCAGGACCAACTGCGGGTGCTGGATGAAATTTTGCGCCATTGGACGCGGGGCCCGGGCGGTTCAGGCAATGCCGACCGTGCGCAGGCTCTCGGTCTGGTTTGTCCCGCGGCTTCCCTGGACGAGGCGGTGGCGCATATGACCGCACGGCACGGCATCCGGCCCAGGCTGGTGGCAAGTTCCGCCGTCTGGCCCGGCAAAGGCAAGGGGCAGGCCCATAAAGGCCCGCTCATGACGCCACAGGAAGTGCGGCACTGGTGCAGTCAAGGACCAGTCATGCTTTGCCTCGGCACCGCCAAGGGGCTTGCCCCCGAAGTGCTGGAGCAATGTGATGGTCTTATTCGCCCTGTGCGGTTTTTGGGGTATAATCACCTTTCGGTGCGCAGCGCCGCCGCTATTCTGGCAGACAGAATTTTAGGCGACTATTGCTGA
- a CDS encoding ribonuclease HII: MQGSLLFSAADMMDSRTIAGIDEAGRGCLAGPVVACAVILPAAYDLPGLTDSKACTAKQRDALAPCIKACAVGWGLGVIWPRRIDSINILQATFEAMSLAVRHLRTAPNLLLVDGNKTVPEAVLARLWTQKTSGALPPQRAIVNGDATEPAISAASILAKTFRDKLMTSLNKRWPGYGFAIHKGYGTKDHYEALRRLGPCPQHRLTFRGVCGEKPTAAQQGSLL; encoded by the coding sequence ATGCAAGGCAGCCTGCTCTTTTCTGCTGCAGACATGATGGACTCGCGCACAATTGCGGGAATTGACGAAGCCGGGCGCGGCTGTCTGGCTGGCCCGGTGGTGGCATGCGCCGTCATTCTGCCCGCTGCCTATGATCTGCCTGGCCTTACGGACTCCAAAGCCTGCACTGCCAAGCAGCGTGATGCGCTTGCCCCCTGCATCAAGGCCTGCGCAGTGGGCTGGGGTTTGGGCGTCATCTGGCCGCGCCGCATCGACAGCATAAATATTCTTCAGGCCACCTTTGAGGCAATGAGCCTCGCTGTGCGTCACCTGCGCACAGCGCCGAACCTGCTGCTTGTGGACGGCAACAAGACCGTGCCGGAAGCTGTGCTGGCCCGCCTGTGGACGCAGAAGACCTCCGGGGCATTGCCGCCACAGCGTGCCATCGTAAACGGTGACGCCACTGAGCCTGCCATTTCGGCAGCGTCCATTCTGGCCAAGACTTTTCGTGACAAGCTCATGACCAGCCTGAACAAACGCTGGCCCGGTTACGGATTCGCAATCCACAAGGGATACGGCACCAAGGACCACTATGAGGCTTTACGCCGCCTTGGTCCTTGCCCGCAGCATCGGCTGACCTTCCGGGGAGTGTGCGGCGAAAAACCCACGGCTGCGCAACAAGGCAGTTTGCTGTGA